Proteins encoded together in one Myxocyprinus asiaticus isolate MX2 ecotype Aquarium Trade chromosome 9, UBuf_Myxa_2, whole genome shotgun sequence window:
- the LOC127446301 gene encoding odorant receptor 131-2-like: MNSTMFQYSTQDKYAEAFAKNFTVVLLGLMINSINGVFVFIFFRSAIFYNDPRYILYIHLVINDMLMVFITVVLFVMAYAWQRVPVPFCITLLIIASTTHKNTPLTLAGMAVERYIAICKPLHHSQICTVHRTYILISLIWGVGVIPGLADLVLISVVRPSSIFTTNALCSSTNLYNTQYHEEQSKFMHGIYTAVVWAILVFTYCRVLVTARKATSDKSSATKTQNTILLHGVQLMLCMLSYITPVIDKIYAPIILEFRSRITFINYLLTNLLPRLLSPLIYGVRDKHVLKYLKGLFSCRLIVVNFEPSKQ, encoded by the coding sequence ATGAACTCTACAATGTTTCAATATAGCACGCAAGACAAATATGCTGAAGCTTTTGCAAAGAATTTCACCGTTGTTCTTCTTGGACTCATGATTAACTCCATCAATGGAGTGTTTGTATTCATATTCTTTAGAAGTGCAATTTTCTACAATGATCCgagatatatattatatattcatttGGTTATCAATGATATGCTCATGGTTTTTATCACTGTAGTTCTTTTTGTGATGGCTTATGCATGGCAAAGGGTACCTGTTCCGTTTTGTATAACACTGTTAATAATAGCCTCAACAACTCATAAGAACACTCCACTGACTTTAGCTGGTATGGCTGTTGAGCGTTACATCGCCATCTGCAAACCACTGCATCACTCTCAGATTTGCACTGTGCACAGGACATACATCCTAATCTCTCTGATTTGGGGTGTCGGAGTTATACCTGGATTGGCCGACTTGGTTCTCATATCAGTTGTTCGTCCTTCATCTATTTTTACAACAAATGCTCTCTGTAGTTCAACTAACCTGTATAACACACAGTATCATGAAGAGCAGAGCAAATTTATGCATGGCATTTATACAGCTGTTGTGTGGGCAATTCTTGTATTCACATATTGTAGAGTGCTGGTTACAGCCAGAAAGGCCACCAGTGATAAATCTTCAGCTACAAAGACCCAGAACACCATTCTGTTACATGGAGTACAGCTAATGCTCTGTATGTTGTCCTACATTACTCCAGTTATAGACAAGATTTATGCCCCAATTATACTTGAATTCCGGTCAAGAATAACCTTCATCAATTATCTTCTAACAAACTTGCTACCACGACTACTTAGCCCCCTGATTTATGGTGTTCGGGATAAAcatgttttgaaatatttgaaaggACTTTTTTCATGCAGATTAATTGTTGTAAATTTTGAACCATccaaacaatga